In the Pseudoalteromonas undina genome, one interval contains:
- a CDS encoding DsbE family thiol:disulfide interchange protein: MNRKLIAIAPLLIFIFICVFLYQGLFANPREIQTGRIGQTVPAFNLPDLMQDDKRWTDEQLKGDVYLLNVWGTWCPTCLAELDYLTKLREQGIKIIGLYYVQSYDADFDGPFDMQALRDDVSNMLARAGDPYQFNILDLERSLALDLGVSGAPETFLVDKNGTILLHHTGDINPRVWRAKFAPLMQELQP, translated from the coding sequence ATGAACCGTAAACTTATCGCAATTGCCCCTTTATTAATTTTTATCTTTATTTGTGTGTTTTTATACCAAGGGTTGTTTGCCAACCCGCGGGAAATACAAACAGGGCGAATTGGTCAAACGGTGCCTGCGTTTAATTTACCTGATTTAATGCAAGACGATAAACGTTGGACTGATGAGCAGCTAAAGGGTGACGTGTATTTGCTAAACGTTTGGGGCACATGGTGCCCAACGTGTTTAGCTGAACTTGATTATTTAACTAAGCTTCGCGAACAAGGCATTAAAATTATCGGCTTGTATTATGTTCAAAGTTACGATGCCGATTTTGATGGCCCGTTTGATATGCAAGCACTGCGTGACGATGTGAGTAATATGCTTGCGCGCGCCGGTGATCCGTATCAGTTTAATATTTTAGATTTAGAGCGCTCTTTGGCGTTAGATTTGGGTGTGTCTGGAGCACCAGAAACATTTTTAGTTGATAAAAATGGCACTATTTTGTTACACCACACCGGTGATATAAACCCTCGAGTTTGGCGCGCTAAGTTTGCGCCTCTTATGCAGGAGCTGCAGCCATGA
- a CDS encoding cytochrome c-type biogenesis protein: MRLFLLTLSLFISLAAFAQQDRYQFDSNEQAIRFEELTKELRCPKCQNQNIADSDAVVAKDLRDRVLALVKDGKSKDEVIDYMIDRYGYFVHYDPPVTPATLILWVLPVLIVIIGFGFIVIRQRKASVKQTWSDADEVMLNKLIKQNKRQEQS; the protein is encoded by the coding sequence ATGAGATTGTTTTTATTAACCCTTAGCTTATTTATTAGTTTAGCAGCGTTTGCTCAGCAAGATCGTTATCAGTTTGATAGCAATGAACAAGCGATTCGTTTTGAAGAGCTAACTAAAGAATTACGCTGCCCTAAATGTCAAAATCAAAACATTGCTGATTCAGATGCCGTAGTTGCAAAAGACTTGCGTGATCGTGTATTGGCGTTAGTAAAAGATGGTAAAAGCAAAGATGAAGTCATTGACTATATGATTGACCGCTATGGCTACTTTGTTCATTACGATCCACCAGTAACGCCGGCTACGTTAATTCTGTGGGTGTTACCAGTACTCATTGTAATAATAGGCTTTGGTTTTATTGTTATTCGCCAACGTAAAGCGTCGGTAAAACAAACATGGAGTGACGCTGATGAAGTGATGCTCAATAAGTTGATTAAACAAAATAAACGTCAGGAGCAAAGTTAA
- the ccmI gene encoding c-type cytochrome biogenesis protein CcmI → MILMWASFALLTLIALLFIIVPFLKKERVVTITHNANAQLISIYEQRLVELQADLDNQRIDSQNHNEAIIELKRRLLNELSPEKSLNSRGDNRIFALTGAAFLIALAGIFYAMTGSQQQISAWHDAMDNLADYGQRAVMQKGEPLSKNELQAFALALRTKLSQSGDDEVAWMLLGRVAIMLNEFDMAKQSFDKALSMNPDNMQALVSYSQVLLLEGSDENMTRAAGMLSKVLQAQPNNLDAISLLALIAFERKDWVQAKAAFEVLLASMDESDTRYAMISERISEIDGQIAQKSELNNHELQVVQGIQVTVKVDEQLEDKQPSNGILFVFAKASEGSPMPLAVVKLTDYSFPITVELSDENAMMAGLNLSSANEIVISARISNDDSVMPSTGELEGHSEVLLRKDVRQVQLNIDTLIP, encoded by the coding sequence ATGATTTTAATGTGGGCGTCTTTTGCTTTACTCACACTCATTGCATTGCTGTTTATTATTGTGCCTTTTTTAAAAAAAGAGCGCGTAGTAACTATTACTCACAACGCTAATGCACAGCTTATCAGCATTTATGAGCAGCGTTTAGTTGAACTGCAGGCTGATTTAGACAATCAACGTATAGACTCGCAAAACCATAACGAGGCTATTATTGAGCTAAAACGTCGTTTGCTTAATGAATTATCGCCAGAAAAGTCACTAAACAGTCGTGGTGATAACCGTATATTTGCTTTAACAGGGGCAGCGTTTTTAATTGCATTAGCAGGTATATTTTATGCGATGACAGGCAGCCAACAACAAATTTCGGCGTGGCATGATGCAATGGACAACTTAGCCGATTATGGTCAACGTGCCGTAATGCAAAAAGGTGAGCCGTTATCTAAAAATGAACTTCAAGCGTTTGCATTGGCACTGCGTACAAAGTTAAGTCAAAGCGGTGATGATGAAGTAGCTTGGATGCTGTTAGGGCGTGTCGCTATTATGCTTAATGAGTTTGACATGGCAAAACAGTCATTTGATAAAGCATTGTCAATGAATCCTGATAATATGCAAGCTTTGGTGAGCTACTCGCAGGTATTACTACTTGAGGGCAGTGATGAGAATATGACTCGCGCAGCGGGTATGCTTTCTAAAGTGCTACAAGCGCAGCCAAATAATCTCGATGCGATTTCGTTACTTGCGCTGATTGCCTTTGAGAGAAAGGATTGGGTACAGGCAAAAGCTGCATTTGAGGTACTTCTTGCCAGTATGGACGAGTCAGATACGCGTTATGCTATGATTTCTGAGCGCATTAGTGAAATCGATGGTCAAATAGCTCAGAAAAGCGAGCTGAATAATCACGAGCTGCAAGTTGTTCAAGGAATTCAGGTCACGGTTAAGGTTGACGAGCAACTCGAAGATAAACAGCCCAGTAACGGTATTTTGTTTGTGTTTGCTAAAGCTTCTGAAGGTTCACCAATGCCTTTAGCCGTTGTTAAACTGACTGACTATAGCTTTCCAATCACCGTTGAGCTGAGCGACGAGAACGCCATGATGGCAGGGCTAAATTTATCCAGTGCTAATGAAATTGTTATTTCTGCGCGTATTTCCAATGATGATTCAGTGATGCCAAGTACTGGTGAGCTTGAAGGCCACTCTGAAGTACTGCTTCGTAAAGATGTGCGACAAGTGCAACTGAACATTGATACATTAATACCTTAA
- a CDS encoding MlaA family lipoprotein, which produces MLKQGLLLLCLLALSGCAQVPESKYDERDPLQSVNRPIYDFNMDVLDTYILRPAAVGYITVTPQPVRRSIVHFTDNITAPVDIINAGLQGKPSSAGINFARFLVNSTVGVFGIFDVASSLGLEVTSEDFGQTLGVWGVGDGAYLMIPAMGPSTARNLTGDVVDNVVLPEIALTTPQTILVFALKAVEARASLMAQEGLLNDSLDPYLFIKDIYFQRQLYELFDGNPPIKEEPEDFDEDFLESL; this is translated from the coding sequence ATGTTAAAACAAGGCTTACTTTTATTATGTTTACTCGCCTTATCGGGCTGTGCTCAAGTGCCCGAGAGTAAATATGATGAGCGCGATCCCTTACAAAGTGTAAATAGACCCATTTATGACTTTAATATGGACGTACTCGATACCTATATTTTAAGGCCAGCAGCAGTGGGTTATATCACTGTTACACCGCAGCCTGTTCGTCGTAGTATTGTGCACTTTACCGATAATATTACTGCACCCGTTGATATTATAAATGCCGGCCTGCAAGGAAAACCAAGTAGTGCTGGAATTAATTTTGCACGTTTTTTAGTGAATTCAACGGTGGGTGTATTTGGCATATTTGATGTAGCCAGCTCACTTGGGCTTGAAGTAACTAGCGAGGACTTTGGTCAAACGCTAGGTGTGTGGGGAGTGGGTGATGGTGCTTATTTAATGATCCCAGCAATGGGGCCATCTACCGCGCGTAACTTAACTGGTGATGTAGTTGATAATGTTGTACTGCCTGAAATAGCACTGACTACACCACAAACTATTTTAGTGTTTGCACTAAAAGCAGTTGAAGCGCGTGCGTCTTTAATGGCTCAGGAAGGTTTATTAAATGATTCGTTAGACCCCTACTTGTTTATTAAAGACATTTATTTTCAGCGTCAATTATACGAGTTATTTGATGGTAACCCGCCAATAAAAGAAGAGCCTGAAGATTTTGATGAGGATTTCTTAGAAAGCCTTTAA
- a CDS encoding EAL and HDOD domain-containing protein, with translation MYFYAARQPILDRNKELIGYELLFRDGVDNVFPNIDGDEATSRLIEGSQFNFGLEDLTDNKPAYINFTLDTLLKGYPTLLNKNGVVIEILETVQPGKRLLAIVKDLKEKGYTLALDDYAHQPVWRHFYPFIDIIKVDFLTCDMETVKTIIEDLKPYPHIKLLAEKVETYELYNQAFELGFEYFQGFFFSKPEMVQSKALPPSGMALAELLYETSSVEMDLKKITDVFERDVNLSYKLLRYSNSAAFTRRSEINTIKQALIVLGAAEIKKLLSLLFAAQVSADKPLELIRLSLTRARFCELLAISHGKLKDTGMAFLTGMMSLMDAILDEEMDSVMLKLPLSNEIKTALLKNEGLLAEYLNLVTLYEHGDWQAANDKAQQLNLGDEVPDAYHEALNWVSEQMRVMIDS, from the coding sequence ATGTATTTTTACGCTGCTCGCCAACCTATTTTAGATCGCAATAAGGAACTAATTGGCTACGAGCTTTTATTTCGTGATGGAGTAGATAACGTATTTCCGAACATTGACGGCGACGAAGCAACGTCTCGCCTAATTGAAGGCAGCCAGTTTAATTTTGGTCTTGAAGATTTAACCGATAATAAACCCGCTTATATTAACTTTACCTTAGACACCTTATTAAAAGGCTACCCCACGCTATTAAACAAAAACGGGGTTGTGATTGAAATACTAGAGACCGTTCAGCCAGGAAAACGTCTGCTAGCAATAGTTAAAGACCTAAAAGAGAAAGGGTACACACTCGCCCTAGATGACTATGCGCATCAACCGGTATGGCGTCACTTTTATCCGTTTATTGATATCATTAAAGTTGACTTTTTAACGTGCGATATGGAAACCGTTAAAACGATCATTGAAGACTTAAAACCTTACCCACATATCAAGTTACTCGCAGAAAAAGTTGAAACTTACGAGCTTTACAACCAAGCTTTTGAGTTGGGCTTTGAGTACTTTCAAGGCTTTTTCTTTTCAAAACCCGAGATGGTGCAAAGTAAAGCCTTACCGCCATCTGGCATGGCACTGGCTGAACTGCTCTATGAAACATCCAGTGTAGAAATGGATCTTAAGAAGATCACCGATGTATTTGAGCGTGATGTTAACTTATCTTACAAGCTCTTGCGCTATTCCAACTCAGCGGCATTTACCCGCCGCTCTGAAATAAACACTATAAAACAAGCACTAATTGTACTAGGGGCTGCTGAAATAAAAAAACTGCTCTCTTTATTGTTTGCAGCACAAGTATCTGCAGATAAGCCATTGGAACTTATTAGACTGTCGTTAACACGGGCGCGTTTTTGTGAGTTGTTAGCTATTTCACATGGCAAACTTAAAGATACAGGTATGGCGTTCTTAACCGGCATGATGTCGCTTATGGATGCGATATTAGATGAAGAAATGGACAGCGTAATGCTTAAATTACCTTTGTCTAATGAGATAAAAACAGCGCTGTTAAAAAATGAAGGACTACTTGCTGAATACTTAAACTTAGTCACTCTGTATGAGCATGGTGATTGGCAAGCTGCGAACGATAAAGCCCAGCAATTAAACTTAGGCGATGAAGTGCCTGATGCATATCACGAAGCACTCAACTGGGTTAGTGAGCAAATGCGAGTGATGATCGATAGCTAA
- a CDS encoding YebG family protein — translation MAVVVKYVVERNGVERMTFTTKKEADAYDKMLDIAESLELMLEKVDVPLSEQQVESLALEIAKSKDDFMAVLKGTKEVPAKAKKTKSDNVADIKDKAAS, via the coding sequence ATGGCTGTTGTTGTTAAATATGTTGTAGAACGAAACGGAGTCGAGCGCATGACGTTTACTACTAAAAAAGAAGCTGATGCCTATGACAAAATGCTCGATATCGCCGAGTCACTAGAACTAATGCTTGAAAAAGTAGATGTGCCTCTAAGTGAACAACAAGTTGAGTCGCTTGCACTTGAGATTGCGAAAAGTAAAGACGACTTTATGGCGGTACTTAAGGGGACTAAAGAAGTACCTGCAAAAGCTAAAAAAACAAAGTCAGATAACGTTGCAGATATAAAAGATAAAGCTGCAAGTTAG
- a CDS encoding ComEA family DNA-binding protein yields MKLIKIISLAAALCLLPMGTTFAQSDMLSEQMQSAMVNINTADLKQLIKLPGVGKKKAQAIIDYREANGDFTSLGDLAKVKGVGKKMLAKLDGKVTF; encoded by the coding sequence ATGAAATTAATTAAAATAATCTCGTTAGCAGCTGCTTTATGTTTATTACCTATGGGTACCACCTTTGCGCAAAGCGATATGCTATCAGAGCAGATGCAATCAGCCATGGTTAATATTAATACTGCTGATTTAAAACAGTTAATTAAGTTACCAGGTGTCGGTAAGAAAAAGGCACAGGCAATTATCGACTATAGAGAAGCTAATGGTGATTTCACATCACTTGGAGATCTAGCTAAAGTAAAAGGGGTGGGTAAAAAAATGCTAGCCAAACTTGATGGTAAGGTAACGTTTTAA
- the dsbB gene encoding disulfide bond formation protein DsbB, with product MNWLANLSTQRTPWLLFSGIVFLLEVTALFFQYNMGLAPCIMCIYQRTAVLGLLFAGIIGASKPNNLAVRIVAYTTWGISSVWGLLIAREHIEMQTTTDPFAFSCEFEPNFPEFMPLHHWIPQFFEATGDCGNIDWQFASLSMPAWMEIIFVLFTATLFILVASRLITKKSL from the coding sequence ATGAACTGGCTTGCTAATCTAAGTACTCAGCGTACACCTTGGTTATTATTCAGTGGGATTGTTTTTCTACTTGAAGTTACTGCACTTTTCTTTCAATACAACATGGGGTTAGCGCCATGTATTATGTGTATTTACCAGCGCACCGCAGTATTAGGTCTACTTTTTGCGGGTATTATTGGAGCTAGTAAACCAAACAATCTCGCAGTACGTATTGTTGCCTATACAACATGGGGGATTTCGAGTGTATGGGGGCTACTAATAGCTCGTGAGCATATTGAAATGCAAACAACAACAGACCCATTTGCATTTAGCTGTGAATTTGAGCCAAATTTTCCAGAATTTATGCCGTTACATCACTGGATACCGCAATTTTTTGAAGCGACAGGTGATTGCGGAAATATAGATTGGCAATTTGCCAGCCTAAGTATGCCAGCATGGATGGAAATTATTTTTGTACTCTTTACCGCCACACTGTTTATATTAGTGGCCAGTCGATTAATTACTAAAAAGTCACTTTAA
- the fadR gene encoding fatty acid metabolism transcriptional regulator FadR produces MRIFKAKSPAGFAEEYIVESIWNGDFPPGSILPAERELSELIGVTRTTLREVLQRLARDGWLTIQHGKPTRVNNFWETSGLNILETLARLDEDKMPELTDQLLSARTNISAIYTRAAIKLAPERVIEILSQSDELEDSAQAFADYDYKVHHELAVAGNNRIYVLILNGFKGFYSKIGCHYFSDPRTRELARQFYKDLTKLAENKEHDGAIFMMRKYGHQTGEIWQHIRGDMPSDIMD; encoded by the coding sequence ATGAGAATTTTTAAAGCGAAAAGCCCAGCAGGATTTGCTGAGGAATACATAGTAGAGTCAATCTGGAATGGTGATTTCCCTCCAGGTTCAATTCTGCCAGCTGAGCGTGAACTCTCAGAGTTAATTGGTGTTACTAGAACCACATTGCGTGAAGTATTACAACGATTAGCCAGAGACGGTTGGCTAACAATCCAACATGGTAAACCCACTCGCGTAAATAATTTTTGGGAAACGTCAGGACTAAATATCCTTGAAACACTGGCTCGTTTAGACGAAGATAAAATGCCAGAGCTAACTGATCAGTTACTTTCAGCTCGCACTAACATCAGCGCAATTTACACTCGTGCAGCAATAAAGCTTGCACCAGAGCGTGTTATTGAAATTTTATCGCAAAGTGATGAACTAGAAGACAGCGCACAAGCATTTGCTGATTATGACTATAAAGTGCACCATGAGTTAGCTGTTGCTGGTAACAACCGCATATATGTGTTGATCCTTAATGGTTTTAAAGGCTTTTATTCTAAGATTGGTTGTCATTACTTTTCAGATCCTCGTACCCGTGAGCTTGCACGTCAATTCTATAAAGATTTAACTAAGCTTGCTGAGAATAAAGAGCACGATGGTGCGATATTCATGATGCGCAAGTATGGTCATCAAACCGGTGAAATATGGCAACATATTCGCGGTGATATGCCTAGTGACATTATGGATTAG
- a CDS encoding peroxiredoxin has protein sequence MGVLVGRQAPDFTAAAVLGNGEIVDSYNLHEKIKGKKAVIFFYPLDFTFVCPSELIAFDKRYAEFQKRGVEVIGVSIDSQFSHNAWRNTAVADGGIGKVQYALVADVKHEICKAYDVEHPEAGVAFRGSFLIDEEGNVRHQVVNDLPLGRNIDEMIRMVDALAFHSEHGEVCPAGWTEGKKGMDASPEGVAKFLSENEGEL, from the coding sequence ATGGGTGTATTAGTAGGCCGCCAGGCACCAGACTTTACCGCTGCAGCTGTTCTAGGTAACGGTGAGATTGTAGATAGCTATAACCTTCACGAAAAAATCAAAGGTAAAAAAGCAGTAATCTTTTTCTACCCACTAGATTTCACTTTTGTATGTCCTTCTGAGCTTATTGCTTTTGATAAGCGTTATGCAGAATTCCAAAAACGTGGTGTAGAAGTAATTGGTGTTTCAATCGATTCACAGTTCTCACACAACGCATGGCGTAACACGGCTGTAGCAGACGGCGGTATTGGTAAAGTTCAATACGCACTAGTTGCAGACGTTAAGCACGAAATCTGTAAAGCATACGACGTTGAGCACCCAGAAGCCGGCGTTGCATTTCGTGGTTCTTTCTTAATCGACGAAGAAGGTAACGTACGTCACCAAGTAGTGAACGATTTACCACTTGGTCGTAACATCGACGAAATGATCCGTATGGTTGATGCACTAGCATTCCACAGCGAGCACGGCGAAGTATGTCCTGCTGGTTGGACTGAAGGTAAAAAAGGAATGGACGCAAGCCCTGAAGGCGTAGCTAAATTCTTATCTGAAAACGAAGGCGAGCTATAA
- a CDS encoding TonB-dependent receptor, which translates to MKQSIAFTPSLIIGATIALSAGFSTTTYAAQQTAEKVERIQVTGSRIKRSDIEGPSPVQSINKEDIENMGYDNLQQLLERMPVAGNGTFSTRGNNQDSTANGSAAVSLRGLGADATLVLINGRRVAISAFAEGITNSFVDINSIPVSAIERIDILKDGASAIYGSDAVAGVVNVILKKDIDGIEVNLGYGGTDGPNYEETTASIVWGTTSAKSSASVIIDYFKNTSLSSDEMGRLGTANQSPYGGEDFRSSRGFPGYFYVDGVKTIDPACPAENATSSGSCLFDYGPFGYIAPASERVGAISQFEYRFDNGITGFLEMAVQHNSSVAAGAPTPLDEDAGLTVPGNHPNNPFGQDIEIGRYRTVDAGARQWDIESDTLRFVAGLKGEINDWSWETAVQKGRSKSLQTGDRSQGWVRTDFLQQEIDAGNYNPFGGTYNDPAVIDRITTSLVRQGESHMTSFDANISGEAFNFGDDVVMMAAGIEYREEDVTDTPDDQFQRGLIFGTESVSAAAERDQYAAYVEFSIPLAENLELQLAGRYDDYSDFGTTTNPKVALRWAPTDEITVRGSWAQGFRAPSLAQVGLGPSQESQFFIDNYRCDATGKDCDALDYNIEFAGNPDLEAEESESWNVGFIWAPTTDFGLSVDVWSITQDNKIDEQEFGPIYNSECNNQNSTVCVRLPPSGTDSLGTIQKIFSTFENVSSQEVSGVDISANYNHSLDDLGLLKFNLEWAYQDKFEKDGRDYTGEYGYPEHRWIFSTNWEIGQFNTNMNISYVGEFEDTPDIDFDGNLDFDSNTSRTVDSQVLVDLQTSYRITESAKVSLGVNNLFDEEPPFAIGDGDSDLYGYASGVHNPRGRYIYTKVSFSF; encoded by the coding sequence ATGAAGCAATCAATTGCATTTACACCGAGCTTAATCATCGGTGCTACTATCGCATTGTCAGCAGGTTTTAGTACAACAACTTATGCTGCACAGCAAACTGCAGAAAAAGTAGAACGTATTCAAGTAACAGGCTCTCGTATCAAACGTTCCGATATAGAAGGCCCATCACCAGTACAATCCATTAATAAAGAAGACATCGAAAACATGGGTTATGACAACCTACAACAGCTGCTTGAAAGAATGCCTGTTGCAGGTAATGGTACCTTTTCAACCCGAGGTAATAACCAAGACTCGACCGCTAATGGTTCGGCTGCCGTCAGCCTTCGTGGTTTAGGGGCTGATGCTACCTTGGTACTTATTAATGGTCGTCGTGTTGCTATAAGCGCATTTGCAGAAGGGATCACCAACTCATTTGTTGATATAAACAGTATTCCTGTTTCAGCAATCGAACGTATTGATATTTTAAAAGATGGCGCATCAGCAATCTATGGCTCTGATGCTGTAGCAGGTGTTGTAAACGTTATCTTGAAAAAAGACATCGACGGTATTGAAGTTAATTTAGGTTACGGCGGCACAGATGGTCCTAACTATGAAGAAACCACGGCTAGCATTGTTTGGGGTACAACAAGTGCAAAAAGTAGTGCATCCGTTATTATTGATTACTTTAAAAACACTTCTTTATCATCAGATGAAATGGGCCGCTTAGGTACCGCTAATCAGTCTCCATATGGCGGTGAAGATTTCCGTTCTTCACGTGGTTTCCCTGGCTACTTCTATGTTGATGGCGTTAAAACAATCGACCCTGCATGTCCTGCAGAAAACGCAACATCAAGCGGTAGTTGTTTATTTGACTATGGTCCATTCGGCTATATTGCCCCTGCATCAGAACGTGTGGGCGCAATCTCACAATTTGAATACCGTTTTGACAATGGCATCACCGGCTTTTTAGAAATGGCTGTACAGCATAACAGCTCAGTTGCAGCGGGTGCACCAACGCCACTCGATGAAGATGCAGGTTTAACTGTACCAGGGAATCATCCAAATAACCCGTTCGGTCAAGATATAGAAATTGGTCGATACAGAACAGTGGATGCGGGCGCGCGTCAATGGGATATCGAATCAGATACATTACGTTTTGTTGCTGGTTTAAAAGGTGAAATTAACGACTGGAGTTGGGAAACAGCGGTACAAAAAGGTCGTAGCAAGTCATTACAAACAGGCGATCGCTCACAAGGTTGGGTTCGCACCGACTTCTTACAACAAGAAATTGACGCTGGCAACTACAATCCATTTGGCGGCACTTACAACGATCCGGCTGTAATTGACAGGATTACTACAAGCTTGGTTCGCCAAGGTGAGTCTCATATGACGTCGTTCGATGCTAACATCTCAGGTGAAGCATTTAACTTTGGTGATGATGTTGTCATGATGGCAGCCGGTATTGAATACCGCGAAGAAGACGTGACTGATACGCCAGATGATCAATTTCAACGTGGATTAATCTTTGGTACCGAGTCAGTTTCAGCTGCCGCAGAGCGCGACCAATACGCTGCCTATGTAGAGTTTTCAATTCCACTTGCTGAGAACTTAGAACTACAACTTGCAGGTCGTTACGATGATTACAGTGACTTTGGTACCACCACAAATCCTAAAGTCGCTTTACGCTGGGCACCTACTGATGAAATCACAGTTCGTGGTTCTTGGGCGCAAGGCTTTAGAGCACCTTCACTGGCACAAGTAGGTTTAGGGCCATCTCAGGAGAGTCAGTTTTTTATTGATAACTACCGCTGTGATGCAACAGGTAAAGATTGTGATGCGCTAGATTACAACATTGAATTTGCCGGTAACCCAGATTTAGAAGCTGAAGAGTCTGAATCTTGGAATGTCGGGTTTATTTGGGCACCCACAACTGACTTTGGTTTAAGTGTTGATGTGTGGAGTATCACCCAAGATAATAAGATTGATGAGCAAGAGTTTGGTCCAATTTACAACTCAGAGTGTAATAACCAAAATAGTACAGTATGTGTTCGCTTACCACCATCAGGTACAGACAGCCTAGGAACTATTCAAAAGATTTTCAGTACTTTTGAAAACGTTTCATCACAAGAAGTTTCTGGCGTAGATATTTCAGCAAACTACAACCATTCACTGGATGATTTAGGCTTACTGAAATTCAATTTAGAGTGGGCTTACCAAGATAAATTTGAAAAAGACGGCCGCGATTACACCGGTGAATATGGTTACCCAGAGCACCGTTGGATTTTCTCAACAAACTGGGAAATTGGCCAATTCAACACGAACATGAACATTAGTTATGTGGGTGAGTTTGAAGATACGCCAGATATCGATTTCGATGGCAACTTAGACTTCGATAGTAATACATCACGTACTGTTGATTCTCAAGTATTGGTTGATTTACAAACCTCATATCGTATTACTGAGTCAGCTAAAGTATCGTTAGGTGTTAATAACTTATTTGATGAAGAGCCACCATTTGCAATTGGTGATGGTGATTCAGATCTGTATGGTTACGCATCGGGTGTACATAACCCTCGAGGTCGTTACATTTACACTAAAGTGAGCTTTTCGTTTTAA
- the smpB gene encoding SsrA-binding protein SmpB, with protein MAKKNSSKSTSNTIALNKKARHEYFLHDKFEAGVELQGWEVKSIRAGKVNISETYIHLKNGEAFLLGSTIQPLNSASTHVICDPLRYRKLLLSRRELDRLVGATERDGYSLVATAMYWKKCWVKLEFHLAKGKKMHDKREDGKNKDWSREKERLMKHKV; from the coding sequence ATGGCTAAGAAAAATTCATCAAAATCGACAAGTAATACCATCGCGCTAAATAAAAAAGCGCGACACGAGTATTTTTTACACGACAAGTTTGAAGCAGGTGTTGAACTCCAAGGCTGGGAAGTAAAAAGTATCCGAGCAGGTAAAGTAAATATCTCTGAAACTTATATTCATCTTAAAAACGGTGAAGCATTTTTATTAGGCAGTACCATTCAGCCTTTAAATAGCGCATCGACCCATGTTATTTGTGACCCGCTACGTTACCGTAAATTACTACTAAGCAGGCGTGAGCTTGACCGCTTAGTTGGTGCAACTGAACGTGATGGTTATTCATTAGTTGCCACCGCTATGTATTGGAAAAAATGCTGGGTGAAGCTTGAATTCCATTTAGCTAAAGGTAAGAAAATGCATGACAAACGTGAAGACGGCAAAAATAAAGATTGGTCCCGTGAAAAAGAACGTTTAATGAAACATAAAGTTTAA
- a CDS encoding type II toxin-antitoxin system RatA family toxin, whose product MPQIEKSALVMYSTKEMFDLVNDVEAYSQFLPNCSDSKIIKQHDNNMTASLEISKAGIKKWFTTENTLIDEKTVMLRLVDGPFKTLQGRWHFQQLDTHACKVNLQLDFEFSSKLIELAFGKIFNDVAKNMVSAFTQRAKTVYGERA is encoded by the coding sequence ATGCCACAAATAGAAAAAAGCGCGCTGGTTATGTACAGCACTAAAGAGATGTTTGATCTAGTCAATGATGTAGAAGCCTATTCACAGTTTTTACCTAATTGTTCAGACTCAAAAATTATTAAGCAGCATGATAATAACATGACCGCTAGTTTAGAAATATCTAAAGCCGGCATAAAAAAATGGTTTACCACTGAAAATACGCTAATTGATGAGAAAACAGTGATGCTTCGCTTGGTTGATGGTCCTTTTAAAACCCTACAAGGTCGCTGGCACTTTCAGCAATTAGATACGCATGCGTGTAAGGTTAATTTACAGTTAGATTTTGAGTTTTCAAGTAAGCTCATAGAGCTGGCGTTTGGTAAAATTTTTAATGATGTGGCTAAAAACATGGTGAGTGCGTTTACTCAACGTGCAAAAACCGTGTATGGAGAACGTGCATGA